The DNA sequence GCATTATATTGAGGATAGTTAGTTAAAGCATATTTAACTACAATGAGTTCAACTACTAATTTAAGAATTGCTAACAGAAAGAAGCACAATCAGGCCAAAATAATGAGGAACATTTTCCGTAACAAAAGTTTCTGTAAAAGTTTGAACACTGTTGGTTGGACTTGAGTTTGTGTCATTTATCAAAGGCAGCTCTTCTGGGTCTACTAAATGACTTCAGTGCAAACTCGCACTCATGGTGTATTTGTCGTGCATTACTTAATTTATCCTTCAGCTGAATTCACTGACTGATTGGATTCTTCCACTCATTACTTTCTCATATTTACCTTTGACAGAATAGCCAGGATGTTTTCCAGGTGCTGTGGGTACTGTGCCCTGCGGATGGGGTTGAACTCTGACCTCATGCCCCCCAGATAGTGGGGCAGGATGGTGCGGAAGAACCCGGAATCTTTTATGATGCCAGCCAGGTGCTGCAGGGTGCCTCTTTCTGTATGTGATTTGAAGGCTTTACTCAGCACCAGGCAGAGGAGTTCGACAAGGTCCTGCCTCATTTCTGTCTCGCGCAGAACCTCCTGAAGGCCAGGGTGAGAAGACAGGGTGATGGCCACTACAGATGGATCTTCCCCAGAGAGTTCTTCCAGTGCTTTATAGCCCAGTCTATGAACCTTTGGTGCCCAGACTCTGCCAGTAGAATTGGATctccctccatttctctctTGCCTGTCTCCCACATTATCTCTTCTCTCACCCCTTCTATCCACACTATGTCCTGCTCTGCTTGCACCCATTCCTGCCATCCCCCTTCTTGCTCCTTCTCTTTCAGCTGCACCTTGCTCTCCATTTCTTCTTACCCCacctctctctgccctttctccTCCATTTCCACCTCTCCCCCTCCCACCTACTCTCGGTCTGGCTCCTCCTTCCTGTCTCCCTgcatctgctgctgctcctcttcctcttcctgcatctgctgctcctcctcttcctctccctccatctgctcctcttcctctgcctgctgctccCCCTCTTCTTCTCCCCCCTTCCCATCCTCCTCCCCCATCTGTCTCCTTCCTGCCTTCTCCTCCTGCACCTCTTTCACCACCTCTTCCTGGGTCtggtcctcctcttcctctccaacACATCCCGACACCTACTCCTCCTCCATCTGTCTCCTCCCTTTTAGCTTGGTTACTCCCACGACTTcgtgttctttttctttgtttcccgCTGTCTCCAATagcattttcattttggccagTATCAGCACCTGGGGGGAAGAAGGGGGGGGGACATTTGTATACTGAGACCTTGAAAATGAACACCTGTTTGCTAGATTTGTACTCAGGGTTTTGCTCGATTGCCtctcatactgtatatttaccaTTGCTAGGTCCTCTACTCCCCGTTTTTGAAGTCGGTCTTTCCATGGTCTTGCATGTGCATATGGCTGTTCCTGAAATTAGGGTTGGTAACAAGAAAATATTAGTAtaaaaaactgcactttataatgtaacttattattttttagtggtgccttttatattcaattcaatgttcaatttgttcaataaaagaatgtttgaaatgatttcctttcatttgtcttaaattcaacaagctatttattgtattttagcagaatactgaaggCAGCAGAACGGAGTActttaatatttattcataGCAAGTAATATCGTTTTTGCAATACTCAACAACATGatcgcatattttccttatatcgtgcagccctagtgaaaacacacatttgatcatgataacaaaagattttgaaGGTTGTGTAATTTATGTGTACTGTAAGGTCAGTGGTAGAAGTATTCAGGTTTTTTTACTAGGGTTTTCCCTCCCATTATAAGGCTTCGATGCAGCACCCAAAGTGTTTTGGGCACCACCTAAGCTAAATACATGTCAAATCAAttgagcatcaaaactaaatTTCTTATCTCAGAGCAAATGGTTGTAGTTGGTCCCCATTGGACTTATTTAGGAAGCTTTGTTTTCAAgcattttgagtgttatttattcattatctgctctagcttttccaatgttttagacacagatatggcaataataatggtccaaaatgatgaaattgcatttttttttttattgaaaaaacataaaattttCTTGAGCGAGGACCCCTAAACAAAACTAGAAAATAAAACTAGGGCAAACACCAAAagtaataccacagtgtaaacatactctgttacaagtaaaagtcctgcatttaaagtcTTACTTAACCCGTTCAGAAACAATTTTATAGCGGATATATTTTGATTATTTAGCTTACTTTCCTCACATTTTGCTAATTAATTATTAGAAATTGTTGTAAAACAACATGCTATCTTGGCTTATTGTTAGTTTAATTTAGTATcaggactagggttgggtaccgaaacacgggcaccggttccgacgtaaacggtagtaacgagatcTTTTtagcgttagctagtagctggattaaacacaatggttaaaatgctgacagttgtagcggtgtaaagtgtgaatgtatttccctgtagaggattccaacaccgggatgtaacagtccgcagacggtgcgttcacttgaaactcgccagccttgtggtgcattttaAGTTATTGTACAATACctcttttcccatctggtgtttgtttttgttgtttaccagcaatttactggtgaaagaagtcattgttataagttcttgttattacattattaatcaatcatttaattttgaccacatggccttagcaataaacaagccattctttaatgttgccaactgtcattttgtgctcctttttatattttatattatatacattataactatattatatatattttggttcagggaccatttttttaaaaacctagaGCACATTGAAACACAGCTGGAGGTTTATGTTGAATTATTGATTTTATAGATTATAGTATCTATAAAAATCAACGCAGCAGGTACAATACGCAAGGAGAAACGGACAAGAGGTTTCCTCTGAGTAACCTCTCCCCTGAAGGTGTTTAAGGTTGTGCTAATTTTAACTCCtttatactgttgggtagtttcatcTACCGCAATGCATCATATTATAAAAGATGCATTGTGTAGCTGAAACAAGAGGATTTTAAAAGACTTAATTAGTAGAATTTCCTCGACACATAAGGGACACTTCATCCAGTTTATCAGAAATAATTCCCTCCTGCACCTGCTATGCTAAATTGAATTGGTGGctttaaaatgttgaaatacCCAGAATGTATGAAAGATTTGGAACAGGTTATGGTTTGAATAGAGTTTTGAGTGTAAGTCCAGCATTTCTGTGTAGGATCCCGCTTATAATTCGAAAGCCACAGAAATGTCACTTAATTGGTCTTTTTATATTTAGAGCATTTATTGACATGTTGTTATATAGTACAGTCTAGCAATCTATAACAATgtcaatatatattttgtattacttaGGCCTATCTGAATATGTAAAATAGGCTAAAGCTGTCTAATGAATGCAGTAAAAACAATAGTTGCCTCCATGTGGtggagtaaaataaaaaagcattacATGGAAATAACCAAATAAAGTAGTATAAAGTAGTTTacaattttacttaagtacaatagatgtaggcctacttagtcacattccaccactgtcatGTTTTCCACTATAAGCCTATGATCTGTAAGGTCACACAGTCAGATAAGGTGGTGATATCATAGCTTCTGAGGAAATCAAAGCATGTGTGCCCTCTGCTGGATGCAGTATAGATCTTGGAATAGGGGATAGGTTTCTTTTCACCAGAAACCAGATGAGAGCTTTTAAACGCATATTGTCTTTTGTCACAGCTGTTACAACACACACGTTCAAGTCAAAACAAGCAAAAGGCAACGTCTTACCCAGAATGTTTGAAAGATTTGGAACAGGTTATGGTTTGAATGGAGTTTTGAGTGTAAGTCCAGCATTTCTGTGTAGGATCCCGCTTATAACTCGAAAGCCACAGAAATGTCACTTAATTGGTCTTTTTATATTTAGAGCATTTATTGACATGTTGTTATATAGTACAGTATAGCAATCTATAACAATgtcaatatatattttgtattacttaGGCCTATCTGAATATGTAAAGTAGGCTAAAGCAGTCTATTGAATGGAGTAAAAACAATAGATGCCTCCATGTGGTggagtaaaataaaaagtagccTAGCATTACATGGAAATACCCAAATCAAGTAGTATAAAGTAGTTTacaattttacttaagtacaataaatgtaggcctacttagtcacattccaccactgtcatGTTTTCCACTATTAGCCCATGATCTGTAAGGTCACACAGTCAGATAAGAGGGTGATATCATCTTTTAACTGTCTATGGATATCATAGCTTCTGAGGAAATCGATGAGTGCCCTCTGCTGGATGCAGTATAGATCTTGGAATGGGGGATAGGTTTCTTTTCACCAGAAACCGGATGAGAGCTTTTAAAAGCATAATGTCTTTTGTCACAGCtgctaaaacacacactttcaagtCTAAACAAGCAAAAGGCAACGCCTTACATTTTGTTCTATCAAAATGTCTTACATCATACTCCGCAATAatgctttattttaataataatatatattttatttttattgttttacttaCTAAGTTTTGATAAAGATGTTTATTTATTCTCAGTTTTATTCATATTCACTAATAATTTAGCCTGCTGCCTTTTTCACCCTCTCCCCAAACGCAATaatgaaagagaggaagaacTTACCTAGACTGAAATCCACTTGACATTAATATTTCCGCATCAAGCTTTACAAAAGAAGCAGGCAGGTCTATTTGCGATCATTACAGCACCATATCCTTCCGTCGGTAGTCGCTGTCTCGGCTGTGCCTGCTGCTCACACTGCTCAGTTCAAGAAGCTGCTTTTTATATGCTCCGTCTGTCCGTTTCGTTTTCAGGCTCCGTCTGTCCGTTTCGTTTTCGTTTTAAACAGAACACACCACACCTAGAAGTGTACCACATGCATTTGTTTATGACTTACAGGCACGTCAGGTAACATCAGCACACATAAAAATGCCCAGCATAACAGTTTAGTATGTAGCTAACGCCTATATGGCTACGAGCAGTACAGTGCCATGGAAGTAGGCCTAATATCAGCAAAAGTAATAAGACATTTAACACAGCAGAATGGCTCAGTCATACAGCCATGTTATCGTATTGTGATCAAAGAGTAAGTgtaattagctagctaacgataATTTTTTAGcagtattttaattaatttttgtaGCTCGTTTATAAGTTAACATGTTTAGTATGTAAAACCAACTATctacgtttttattttttatttacaaataaaaaaatacatgtactATAGGCTATATTAGATATTAACACAGCCGGGGAGAGATCGGAGGGTACGCCTCCTCCTCTTCGACTCCCATCATCGCCATCATTTTGACCTACGTCATCATCAGTCAGTCTGAGCAGGGAGGCTAGCTAAAGCTAAAGCTTGTATCCTATTTATTAGTCGCTTTTGTCAATGTAAACATGTAGCCGTTCCACGGGTGTAACCATATTGCTATTAAGCGGCGTTTCCTAATTGTTAACCAGTTTGTCAATAGTACGAATAATGATGGCTGTGTCGCCGAAAATAGCAGGGCTGTGTAACGGTAGTGTTAGTATGACAACTAGCTAACACtgaatagctagctagctaactatcgGGCCGTGTTTGTATGAGGCTGGCCTTGCAGCTTCCAGTTGACAGCCATGAAGGGCTAACTCGAGGTTGGCCAAGCAAAGGAGGATGGCAAGTAATGCAAATTAGCAAGGACACATCAAGAAGTGGAGAAACAATGAATACATCTAGAAGTACTGGTGCCTCGTCACCTGTAAATGGTAAACAAGTGAACGGTAAGTGTACGTCGCTGATGCAACGTTAACTTTGGCTAGCTAATCAAATGTTTTGAGCATTGCAGCAGCTAAAACAGACTAAAAACGCTTTTTAATGTCAAAAACGTGATCGCTTGTGTGTGATGCTGAAGTTTGCTAACTGCCCTCCATAACCTTGGCAAATGTGTTAACTTACGGTGACGTTAGCTGCTTAACGATAACTGTTCCAGGATAAAAGTAAGCACAGGCCAACTTGTTAGTTGAAcacagtgttttctgtgtctCAGACTGGGATACCAGACGGAAGAGGAAAATTGCGGACATCAAACAGGCCCTTAGTGCGAGTCCAGTGGATGTGGCTGCTTTGAGGAGGATGGCTATCAGTGAAGGAGGTCTGCTGACTGATGAGATACGCTGTCAAGTCTGGCCTCGGCTTCTCAACGTCCCTCCTCACGTCTTGGAACAAGAGCCAGGTAATATACGTAGCCTATATATGCACAAACCGAGCAATATAGAATTCATAGTTCCCTTTCCCACTATGCATGACAAATGTTAACATACAGAGTCTTAGCAGGTGCAAAATATTCAATAGTATTTGACTAGTGAATGATATTGCTGATAGTGACATGTCTTGTCTAGAAACGGTAGAACGGGAGAATAACAAAGACTATAACCAGGTGCTGCTGGATGTCCAGCGGTCGCTGCGGAGGTTTCCACCtggtgagttgtgtgtgtgtgtgtgtgtgtgtgtgtgtgtgtgtgtgtgtgtgtgtgtgtgtgtgtgtgtgtgtgtgtgtgtgtgtgtgtgtgtgtgtgtgtgtgtgtgtgtgtgtgtgtgtgtgtgtgtgtgtgtgtgtgtgtgtgtgtgtgtgtgtgtgtgtgtgtgtgtgtgtgtgcacgcactcACACTCATAATGTTACACCTACAGATGAACATACACTACCAGGCTGTGACCCAATCCTGAGCACCAAATCTAGAGATTTTGACTTTCAAGTTAATGTGTTAAATATACTGTTTTGCAACCTATACTTTGTAAATCAAGGGGTTCTGAACCAGACAAAAGAACATATTTGCTAAGGGGTAGAGGGGTTAGGTTTCATTTGGAACTTATCGATAATTAGTGTTGTTGCATTTGAGTTCAATGACAAAAGCAACATTTTGACACAttatgtaaatataataatttcaGCTCTTTCATAAAGCCATTTACTTGCCTCTGGAAATTACTTAATGTCATCCACTACTATGTCAAAAACTGCATGTAATATCCTAAAGATCAATGCAATGTCAAAGCTTTGCCACTATTTTCCGTTATTGTTACTTTTCCTGGTATTTAACTTGGCACACAAACAAAATTCCAGGAGAGTGCTTTAGGGGTGCAGACATTTTGCCAACTCTGCACAACTGGAATCTCTGCCAGTCCATGTCACTACTGTTAATACTGTCAAATGAAGATCTATCAATTTAACACTATACTTAAGGAACTGCACCCAACGTGCTTTTCTGGTGGGAGGAAAAATGTCtgtactctgtctgtctgtggtgatcTCATTTGCTGCCAGTTCTGATCTCAGTGAAGTTTGACGTGCCAAACTTTGACGTCTGTCAGTGATCAGGTGGAAGTCAAAGAGAtctgccttcaaaataaaactgaggAATTTATTATTGTTTACTTTTGGAGAAGAAAACCTCAGCATTAttctgtactttacttttcaATCAGTCTCCATtgtcttcatccgcttatccggtgtcgggtcgcggggggagcagctccagcaggggaccccaaacttccctttcccgagcaacattaaccagctccgactgggggatcagtgtcctttttaaatgtattgtattaCTCAGAGCCCAGCAGAATTTGCACCAATTAGGTTTTATCCTGAAATTATGGAAATGTATTTGGTTTTCATCTTTCTGGCAGCTTTGCCTGGTAGGTGAACCAGTAATGAATGTTGCTATTCATGTTAGTTATGAAACATGGGTATTGCTGCACCTCTTTTTTGTATCTATGGGCTCAATAGCGAGTGGCATACCTAAAGCCTATATAAATTAAcaagtgtattttatttttggtgGACTTGTACAGGTATGCCAGATGAGCAGAGGGAGGGTCTCCAGGAAGAACTAATTGACATCATCCTCCTAGTTCTGAAACGCAATCCCCAGCTGCACTACTACCAAGGATACCATGACATTGTTGTCACCTTCTTATTGGTCCTAGGAGAGCGCCTTGCAACTGCTCTTGTGGAAAAGCTCTCCACCCACCACCTCAGGTACTTACCATATTTATAATCTGCAGCAGCTTTTTTTATTCTACTAGttattttgtcagtttttctttctctgttatGTGTCCACATGTCAGAATAAAAAATATCCGCTTCTTCACCTCCTTCAACAATGGTCTACGGTCTATGGTTTGCACTCTAATAAATGCCCTCTGTTGTATCCTTTCTTTTCAGGGACTTCATGGATCCTACCATGgacaacacaaaacacattctgAACTATTTGATGCCCATCATTGACAGGGTCAACCCTGAGGTGCATGACTTCATGCAACAGTAAGGCTCCCTGCTGTTTTAGTGATAACAGGCCAAATCatgttattttctgtctttcattAGAGGTTACCTGTAAGACATGAAACTTTATTCTTAACAGAATGCGAAATCCAACCTCACTTTATATGCAGTATGGACATTTTTCAAGGTTACAATGCCATAATTAAGGCAGAACTGTAAGAATATTAAAAGGCTTTATACCCAACACAGCTTTCCCTGTGATTTTTAATACATGTAATACCAAGATCTTCTTCCAATTAAGGTTAATATTAAACCTCTGCATGCTCAAATCAAGATGGTGATGTTGTAAGTGAAGGAGAAGGGTGACTGAGCACTTACAGCATACTGATCCTATAATGACGGCTCGAGTTGCGTCTGTAAAGACTTAACTCACAAGTCATTTAATCCTCTGCTTGGAGGGCTTACGTGACTGTTGCCCTTGTCTTTCAGTTTCAGATACCGTATCATAACTCATTTTTAATAATACATGCTACACATTGTCCCCGAAGTGGAGCAATGAGCACATGTTACAGTTTTGTGCACTGATGTAAGTTGATCACTGCCATGCATCGATTGATTCTTAGGGCTGAGGTGGGGACAGTCTTCGCCCTCAGTTGGCTGATCACCTGGTTTGGCCACGTCCTGTCAGACTTCCGCCATGTTGTCCGGTTGTATGACTTCTTCCTGGCCTGCCATCCATTGATGCCCATCTACTTTGCTGCTGTGGTGAGTTTTCTATAATTAGCCCTCCTAGTTTTAAGTTCAGAATGACTAATTCAGAATCTCagctagggctgaacgatttttgaaaacaatctaattgcgatttctttttttttcccaatgcaattattttttaagctctttgtcttctgtattattcaacaaagacaaaaataaatcattgtatagtatgaacaacacacgattagatagattaaacaaactattctttcctggaggccaggcctgtatgtgatgatgaaattaggtgatgtaTGAATTACCtctttatttaactacttcaatcaccatagtatattgagcactgagcaagcctggtgtaaacattcatatgaaagtcagaaacaaatcacacaaactaaagtgcagatttcagaaatataaaaacaaatatgtggctttaccacacttagtagtatttagattattgaattattatttactgtaactagtgcagtgcctgttgaaaatgtgcctgtttggaacgggctgattgcttggcctatggtgttgctgcttgtagaatttatCAAagtgtaccccaaaatgacttacagaaggaccctgaaccacttaatatgcaactccactgtatagcctactatcTATTGACTTAGTGTAGGctacgtctacatcagaggaagacataggCGCCGATACAGTGCGTGCTCCGGAGTTCGAGCACCCATGGAAAATACCGAGCACCCACTGAGCAGCACCCCCTtctgccagactgccagtaggctacattcatttaaaattaaacattgcaattggttctaagtggagcgtctgtcataatgtgattggttagtcccctgctccatatcctaaccaccaatcacagcgtctcttGGATGAAAATGCCTCCATCCCCCCCacagtgcgtgcatgtgcgttaGGTAATCAGAGTGAGAATTAAATGGAcagatttgttattaaaaaagcaaaccTAAAGTGCATCAACGACATCCACTACCAGTGCAGAAAGTttttaatttcccacgaagctgatcgcggttgaTACCCCAGAATCGGTTACTGCGCGCTggatacagagcaccgcgagcggccggtcgtggtgctccgtcaggtcagcagtagttggtggtcagttaaacttctcatctccaatcctatctgtatttgtgagaagtggcgctgtcctgagttgaaactttacggctttattgtCGAGTTAATAGTGTGTTTGTATCGGCCGCTGTCCGTTTCCTAAGGTTGTGAAATGgaaacattttttgactacttcttttttttaaagggcatgcgcccgtgagcacccacggaggaaaacataaatctgcGCCTATGAAGGAAGACATTGTGCTTcaatatttacctgacagagaacattgcagaatcagaatgtaatcacaaaatatcacaattaaaatgtggagtattcagacattagcgtcatggactcatggcaatGCGCTACCCACCATGctccgttatgagagctaaacggCACATATCTGCTATCAtaaaccgtgtgtgtgtctgtgtgtgtctgtctgtctagcgGCAAAAgacaatgtgtgcttcttttacacattaacggttcgagagatatgcgcatcacacacacagacacagaaagacgttcctgcaatttatagataaataaacatatgtaaacgtGGATTGAACTTTTTAAACACGGTCTTTGAACTTTACTAAacaattaaataagtaaaaagtgtgtgtgtgtgtgtgtgtgtgtgtgtgtgtcacaccggtgtattttcttttctttttacagcacacggagaggagctgcctccagcccctccccctcgtgtaGTTGCGTGCCGTGTGCATGACAGCGTCAACGTTGCACTTgttcagagaggctatcgttacgttggttgctggtgttcttgccgtgggattaactgtactaataaaactgttgaaacaccgcggccaaAGCTCCCCGAACATCATTTATCATCATttagtctggttgttacccctctcagtggcagctcctccactccatatctttataacggagctaaccgcta is a window from the Perca flavescens isolate YP-PL-M2 chromosome 4, PFLA_1.0, whole genome shotgun sequence genome containing:
- the tbc1d20 gene encoding TBC1 domain family member 20, which produces MRLALQLPVDSHEGLTRGWPSKGGWQVMQISKDTSRSGETMNTSRSTGASSPVNGKQVNDWDTRRKRKIADIKQALSASPVDVAALRRMAISEGGLLTDEIRCQVWPRLLNVPPHVLEQEPETVERENNKDYNQVLLDVQRSLRRFPPGMPDEQREGLQEELIDIILLVLKRNPQLHYYQGYHDIVVTFLLVLGERLATALVEKLSTHHLRDFMDPTMDNTKHILNYLMPIIDRVNPEVHDFMQQAEVGTVFALSWLITWFGHVLSDFRHVVRLYDFFLACHPLMPIYFAAVIVLYREEEVLECECDMAMVHHLLSQIPQDLPYETLISRAGDLFVQFPPSELAREAASHDSMAASTFKDFDLASTQQRPDSVLRRRRRQKQAALDSSAANAVVAVARPSAARRLVRLAVMGLTVALGAAALAVVNTALEWAPKLDLFP